A segment of the Panicum hallii strain FIL2 chromosome 1, PHallii_v3.1, whole genome shotgun sequence genome:
TTCCGGAGATGTCGAAGAAGGTTACACCCAATCTAAATTCATCCTCCTGATATTGACGACGTCGCCTGCCAGAGACACCGCACAGGTTAGTAGACCTCTGATCTGCAGCTTTATTGAAGGCAATGCTGCTTCGAAGGGAGACCCTCCTCACCTTGCGCCTGAGTGCAGCTCTTTCCTAACTTTTTTAGCTTTTTTTAGCTGTGAGAGGTAACTTCTGATTGAAATTACCCACGTCCCACTCGTTACCAAAGAAAACGGTTGTTCGTTTTTTCCCGAGCGACGTCTCCTTTTCTATGCTCCCACCGCCTCTCCCCCGCCGGTCCCCGCCGCACGCGAGTCTCCGCCTCACGCGGGCCGTCGCCGCGAGCCTCTGCTGCACGCGCGAGCTCCGCCGCGGGCGGGCCGCCGTCGGCGCGGGCCTCCGCCACAGGCCGGCCTCCCCGCGCGGGCGTGCCGCGGTCGCCGCGAGCCTCCGCTGCGCGCGCGAGCTTTGCCACGGgcgggccgccgccggtgcGTGCCTCCGCCGCGGACCGGCTCCCCTCGcgggcgagccgccgccgcaggcgCGGGCCTCTGCCGCGCGCGTGCCTTCACAGCGGGCAGGCCTTCCTCCCTCGCAcgcgcgagccgccgccgccgcgactcTCTCCGCCGCtggcgggccgccgccgccgccgtgcgcgcgCCGCGGTCGTGAGCTCCGCCGCGGGCGGGCCGCTCCAGGGAGAACAGcgtgggaggaagaagaagatgacaAGTGGGGCCCGCTCGTCTTGGAGATAGGGGGAGAGTCAAGTTGGGAGGGCTGGGATGATACGCGGGGTTCGGTTATCAAATCAAAGGACTTTCGATTTTTTTCACAGCGCATATCTCACAACACAACAGTTTTTTCATAACCTACTGCAGTTTTTCAAAAATCACAGCTCAATCAAAAATACCCTCTGGATCCAGCGTACTCACATTATTACCACGGGTGCATACGAGATACCAACTCAAGAGATCTTGAGATTGATAAAAAAAATCATCACAAGCATCTCATTATTAATGAGCACATTGTATGTCTTATTGTTGAAAAAGTTTGACTAGTCAAATGTTTGGATTCATGTTCAGTTGCAAACTCAAACATGACAGGATTGATTCCACtgtaagaaacctaatcaaccCAGCACAATCCGATTTGCAAGTACTATTAACTTCACTAGCAACCAAAAACAACAACCAGTTGTAACAATCAATGACtcaagaaggaaaaaaaaggttATTTGAACATTATATCACCAAGAAACAACATGACCAAATTAAACCATGTCATATAAATAGCGAATTTGCTCACATCAAAACCGTCATCGGCTTTGATTAGTTTGATTGATGTTGCTGTCCTCCTTGGCACCCACATCCTACTCCCGGTGCGTATATAGCATACTATGTTTACATGGATCCTGCTATCTCCAAGACTCCAACTGCTCCTGAAAAGAGACCACGTCAATGGGATACTAGGTTATTGAAGACGATTGAAATAAAGTGACACTACAGATTGGGATGTGAAGTCAGGAAAGTACTCTGAGTTAGGGGAAAGAGAGAGATAAGCAAGGCTCAAGCCAGTGGTCAGAGCTTGAGGTCGCTAGATGTCTGCAACGTCAGGAATGTACTAGGGTGGAGGCGGAGTGGTAGGGATAAAACGTGCGCGATATTTGAGAAACTCTTGTTGGAAAATGAAAATGACTAGATGATGATGTCAGGAGATTTAGTTATAGACGCACTCTCGAGAGAAATTAGTCAAATACGGATAGGAATGCAGTTTGCTTATCCAAACCACCATGTAGAGATCGACTGATGATTGATGATGCTTTCATCGTATGGCAATCTGATGGATGAACAACTATTTTTTTTTGGGAACATGCTACAACTAGGGGTGGTAACGGATCACGACAATAGTGCTCTCTTCGCAATCCAACTTGActcttatatatttttagcttaaaattatataaaattaGAGCCCTTAGATTATCTAAGCTAAAATTTAAGACCATTTATCACCCCTAACTACAACATATTTTTTATTAAGAGAAAAGCAAACGACCGTACAACGGTCATGAGACAGACTAGTAACCTAGGATGAACCACTGTCGTAAAATGCACGGTGTACCACCTCATCATCATATCACATTAGGATTAACGAGAACGCCTGGTAGCGTGAGGTGACGGTCAACTCTTCTAGTACACAACTACACAAAGTATACTGCCTAGCGAGTCAACTATAGACGTTGTGCCAAAAACTGTAATTGACAGATTAGTAGTAGATTTTTTTTTGAGCATCAACAGATTAGTAGTAGATTACCTGCTGGGGTCCTTCTGCAAAACAAAACCGATGACATGGGCCTAAAATATCTCTAGAAAGAACACCAAGGATGCTCATAAACACAAGCCAACCCACTGCCCAAGGGTTGTAGCCCGAGCAGGAACAGGATCGGTCAGAAACCAGAATCCAGACGCGAACTGAAAAAGAGATCAGAGGAACCCTACGCAACATGCATGCATCCGGATCTTTGGTCCCAAAATATTGAGACTCTGGACATGTCCGCAGAGTCTCTCTTGCTCCCGAGTCCAGACAGCAGATGCTGAGGCTTCTGAGCTTCCGGAAGGTGAATGCCTGACGACGGAGCTCGCACGTTCTGGCTGCTGAAAAGGACTGGGGCAAAATATCTCTACGTCTGGTGAACTGGGATTATTGCAGTAGCTAGTCAGTAGCCGGAGCAAGAAGCCAAGATCACCCCGCCCGCCGGACGGCGACGTCtaccggcggtggcggcggccgcgcggcagCTGCGCGGATCGCAGAAACGGAGTCAGAGGCGGCTTCTTGCACGCATCGGACTCGCGCGTGTGTGGGGCACTGGGGCGCCGCCGTGGCATGCCACATCGCGGGCTTCCCCGCCACGAGCTCCTGATCCCCACCAGACAACAGTAGCCCTGCCTTATTTGGACCCGTCCCGGCCGCCGATCTCTCTTCGCGATCCAGGTGGCGTACGATCCTACCGTAAGATGCAGTGTTCCTTTTGAGAAGAAGGATGCTGATCCCCTCTGAATTTGCTAGCACCAACACCGCGTTTAGCATCTCATTCACGCACGAGGGAGCACGACATTAAAAAGACATGATTGATCTACAAAAGAACTTTTTCTGAAGGACGTAAAAGAAAACTTTAAAATGTTGCACTCATACATGTCAGTACGACTTTAACAGAGTAAAAGTCGGAGCAGCAGCGAGACATTTTGGAAAATTGCAACAAACAAGGAAAAAATCCGTCGAATAGAACCAAAATTCGACAAAACCTGCACGCCGCTGGTTTATGTGGGCCAAGTTCTTTCTTGGAGAAAAAGCAGAGCCCAGGCAGACAACCTCACAAGCCCAGCTGGAGCACGAATCCCAAAAGATCCAAACCCACCCGCTCCGTCCGACCGAAACGAAGGGGCAGCGTCCGGGTCTCCCCCTCGATCCCTCCTCCGACGACTCTTATCGTCCCCACCCGGCCTCACCTCACCCTATCCGTTTCACACTCATCCACGCTTGCTATAACTCCTTCCTTACCGGGGCGTTCCCCTCCCCCAATCCCCAACCTACGCCCACCGTCCCCGGCCACCGCCTCAGATCCGCCAGGTCCCTTGCCCGCGGTCATGACGCCCTCCTCCGCGCTCGCCCTGGCCCACCTCGTCGCGGCCTCCCCGCTCCCGGCGGCCTCCGCGCCGCGGCCCTCGCCCAGGCCCGGCTCGCTCAGCCTGGCGGGGCTCGGGCCGCGCCGGCTCGTCGCGGCGGCGCCCCCGCGGGCGTTCTTCTCCTCGTCGCCGTACCAGCCACCCCAGCCGGAGGGGTTCTCCCCGCACCGCGAGTACGGCCTCGTCCCCATGGTCATCGAGACCACCTCCCGCGGGGAGCGCGCCTACGACATCTTCTCGCGCCTGCTCAAGGAGCGCATCGTCTGCATCCACGGCCCCATCGCCGACGACACCGCCTCGCTCGTCGTCGCGCAGCTTCTCTTCCTCGAGTCTGAGAACCCGCTCAAGCCCGTCCACCTCTACATCAACTCCCCGGGGGGCGTCGTCACCGCCGGGCTCGCCATCTACGACACCATGCAGTACATCCGCTGCCCCGTGACCACGCTCTGCATCGGCCAGGCCGCCTCCATGGGCTCGCTCCTCCTCGCGGCCGGGGCGCCCGGTGAGAGGCGCGCCCTGCCCAACGCTAGGGTCATGATCCACCAGCCCTCCGGTGGCGCGCAGGGGCAGGCCACCGACATCGCCATCCAGGCCAAGGAGATCCTCAAGATGCGCGACCGGCTCAACAAGATCTACCAGAAGCACACGCGCCAGCCCATCGATAAGATCGAGCAGTGCATGGAGAGGGACCTCTTCATGGACCCCGATGAGGCGCGCGACTGGGGGCTCATCGACGAGGTCATCGAGAACCGACCCGCCTCGCTCATGCCCGACGGACTCGGTGGAGGCGGCCTCGATGTGCCCAaccttggcggcggcggcggtggacggggaagggatgttgaggagCCCTCTGCGGTGTGAGGAACGGCCACAAAGGTGAAATCTTATCGCGTCCGGTGGCTGTGTTGTTGTTAGATCTAAAGCTTTAATTCTTACTAGACAAGGTTAACCTTGTTGTTCTGGTTGCCGAGGCGTCCGGCTCCCCATTCCCCTTCTTGCTTCAATTGCCTGAATTGAGCTATTGGTGATAATTGTTGC
Coding sequences within it:
- the LOC112900428 gene encoding uncharacterized protein LOC112900428, with translation MTPSSALALAHLVAASPLPAASAPRPSPRPGSLSLAGLGPRRLVAAAPPRAFFSSSPYQPPQPEGFSPHREYGLVPMVIETTSRGERAYDIFSRLLKERIVCIHGPIADDTASLVVAQLLFLESENPLKPVHLYINSPGGVVTAGLAIYDTMQYIRCPVTTLCIGQAASMGSLLLAAGAPGERRALPNARVMIHQPSGGAQGQATDIAIQAKEILKMRDRLNKIYQKHTRQPIDKIEQCMERDLFMDPDEARDWGLIDEVIENRPASLMPDGLGGGGLDVPNLGGGGGGRGRDVEEPSAV